The Electrophorus electricus isolate fEleEle1 chromosome 15, fEleEle1.pri, whole genome shotgun sequence genome segment AAGTCCCCACTAAACATGCCGTTTAGTCTAGATTAAATTCACCCCTATCACCCACCTTTAATGGGGCACAATTTATTAGTGGGACCAAAATTGATAATTGCATAAGCATTAGGTGGTTTAACTTGTGCCCTAGACTACAGTACAATAAAATGGATGTTAAGGCCTGCATATTGTAGCGTACTTGGGATTTATGTTAAAATGCGGAAACCAAGAGCATAAGCAATATCTTAAATGATTTGAAACCCACGCCACCTCTAATGTCCcaaaacagaatgcaaaatTGCTAAAAATTTGTGTGGTGAATGTCATTATGTTGTTGACGCATGCTGAAGTTGCTTGAACTCGACACAATCTGTCTAATTTTAATTCTGAACACTGATACTGTAGCAAATTATTTTTGCCAGAAAGCgttctgactctgtgtttgtgtcttctgTTCTCAGGAGTAGCAGCTGGGGCCAACAGGAGATGCCGCTGAGGTTTCGATCCTTTGTCCCGTACACGCTTCCTGGAGTGCTGATGCTCATTGGCTGGTGGTGGTACATCTCGCGCAAGAAAGGGCGTGTCGCCGGCCACAACAGTGAGGAGGGCCCGGCCATGGGCCTCCGGGCCTCTCCCAGCGAGGGCAGCAATGGCGTGGTGGAGAAGGGTTGTCCGCCCGCCGGCACCGCACATACCACCATTCTCCCAGACGTCCCTGACGCCAAAGAGCAGAGGCCTGCCGAGCAGAAGGTCGTAGCGCCCGTTCACGCGCCAGCGAGCAGGGGGCCGGCTGGGGAGCCTCCGGACCAGCCGCAGCTTGCGGTAGCGTCTGGGAAGCTGGGTGCGTCCTGTTACAGCAATAGCGCGAGCACGGACTACCAGCCGGGCAGCCCGGAGACCGGCAGGCAAAAGGCCCCCGCCTCGGCCTCGGGTCCAGCAGATCTAGCAGAGAAAAGCTCGTCTCGTAAGAGACCGGAGGCTGCCTCTCTGAGCAACGAGGCAAGTCCGCCACCTGCAGCCGGGGAGCTGGGAGCTGCTGCCTCGGCGAGGCAACTCCTAGATGGAAAGCCTGACAACCGGGAAGCTGGCGCTATGGAAAAGGCGTTGGCCACCTGCCGGACCACGGAGCCAGCCAGGGCAGAGCGTCCCGAGCCGGAGGGGGAGGTGGCTGGCGAAGTGCTGGCTGTGCCCTTTGCCGAGTCTCTCCAAGCAGACTTGGTGAAAGACGACCCTCCCCTCACCAAAGACGAGCGGCCCTCAGTCCCGGCCGCGACCCAGGAACAACGTGCTCAGGGCGGATCTTGCCAGTCCCCCAGCACTGCGGCGCCCACCTTGTTCCCCCTGTCTGCTAGCGCACCTGACATGGACGTCCCTGTGGAGACCCAGCACCATGAGAACGGAGACCTGTGCCAGTCGGCAGAGACCACTGGTGGCATGGAGGAGCTCCACCGCCTGGCTGCAGGCCTCATCACCGAGGTCCTCTCCGCCGCCACCCAGGAGGTGATGACAGTGGGCAGCCGTGACTTGCAGCTCGGCGAGTCCACCGAGGTGGCTGGCTGCAGCACGCCCACTTTGAACGGGCAGGAAACCGCTAGACAACAGCTCCAGTGGGCTTCACGGAGCCAAGCAGACCAGCACGCGGCACAGCTGGCGGAGGACGTCGCCAACGGCTGCCTGCCGTCTTCAGCGTGGGAGAAGCCCGAGGACGATCGGCATGGAGGACCGCGGGCGGCGCCCATCCGGGGCCAGCTGCACTCGACTCCTCTCCTGCCCAGGGTCCAAGCCGTGGAGGCGGTGACCACAACCGAGGACTCCGGCTGCAGCACGGGCCAGTCGGAGGACGGCGTCAGCAGCGAGGATCTCGTCCTGCTCGGCACGAGCTCGCCCTCCGCGCTGCCTCAGAGCAAAGAGGACCTTGCTCAAATTTCAGGGATCTCGAGGAGTTCCGAGGGCAAGGCAGACGAACTGCCGGACAGCTCCGTCTCTGATCTCGTGGCCCTGGAGCAACCCACGCTGACCACAGAGCACGTGGCCGCGGTCTGTGAGGCGGCCCGGCTGAACGGGGCCGGTCTCAGGAACGGAACCAGCGAGACGGAGGCAGATCAGTCAGGAGGTGAGCACCACGACTCTGGTATTTTATATATGCTTTAGAAAGCATATCACCGTTTGAACATCACTTCAGGATAAATACGTATTTGGAAGGAACATATCATTTTAATCTTGCATGTTTGAAAGATATGTGCCTAGTTAATCCATCTGGGGGAGGTGGGACTTGGCGATTCTCAAAACAACTATTGTTTATCACAATAAAGGCCCATATTTTATAATGAGAGCACTGATTAACGTACGTTAATTAGTTTCATACAAAAGTATCTATTAATTGCCTAGCCTTTAATGGAGCAGTTCGTCATTCAAAGGGTCTCATAGCACCCATCTCCTCTACCTGCCTTCCTCAAGCTTCCTTATTCTATGTTTGCAACATGTTTTTCCCATAAACCTCTTTATGAGAAGGGGATTTTCTTTCAGGACCTTTTCTTGTCCTGGCTGGCCTCCACTTACAGGAAGCACATGCCAGACCTAATGGGACTGGCTTTTCCCATAATTCACTGATAAACATCAACACAAGTATTCCTTGTTTGGATATCGGCAGTGCTGCTGaatcaatttttaattttttatttatttatttatttttttagaatcGAGCATTGGAAAATGTTCCCACATGGACGCTAAAAACTTTA includes the following:
- the akap1b gene encoding A kinase (PRKA) anchor protein 1b, producing MPLRFRSFVPYTLPGVLMLIGWWWYISRKKGRVAGHNSEEGPAMGLRASPSEGSNGVVEKGCPPAGTAHTTILPDVPDAKEQRPAEQKVVAPVHAPASRGPAGEPPDQPQLAVASGKLGASCYSNSASTDYQPGSPETGRQKAPASASGPADLAEKSSSRKRPEAASLSNEASPPPAAGELGAAASARQLLDGKPDNREAGAMEKALATCRTTEPARAERPEPEGEVAGEVLAVPFAESLQADLVKDDPPLTKDERPSVPAATQEQRAQGGSCQSPSTAAPTLFPLSASAPDMDVPVETQHHENGDLCQSAETTGGMEELHRLAAGLITEVLSAATQEVMTVGSRDLQLGESTEVAGCSTPTLNGQETARQQLQWASRSQADQHAAQLAEDVANGCLPSSAWEKPEDDRHGGPRAAPIRGQLHSTPLLPRVQAVEAVTTTEDSGCSTGQSEDGVSSEDLVLLGTSSPSALPQSKEDLAQISGISRSSEGKADELPDSSVSDLVALEQPTLTTEHVAAVCEAARLNGAGLRNGTSETEADQSGGSDVNSMDSMDSCSTLGVGDGQQSGSQASQSQSSEMIVWEIEVPKHLVGRLIGKQGRYVSFLKQSSGAKIYISTLPYTQEFQICHLEGTQQQVDKALALIGKKFKDLDLTNLYAPPPSLSLPSLPMTSWLLLPNGVTVEVIVVNIVSAGHVFVQQHTHPTYHALRSLDQQMFLCYSQPGTPALPSPAEVGVICAAPAVEGAWWRAQVISFYKDSSEVEIRYVDYGGYDRVKIDTLRQIRSDFVTLPFQGTEVLLDNIAPLPGEDRFSSEANSALEEMTQGVPLLAQVTNYDNNTGLPLVQMWNMVGDELVQLNRTLAERGFAIWVDSF